The genomic DNA GATCACCCAAAGATATCTGGTGCCCAATCAATGCTTGATAGTGCTCACGTAATTCACTCAGCGGGTAAACCGTACCGCCCTCGAAGCGCACCTTGTGCAGCACGAATCGGGCATCTGACGGCAAGCTAGCGGGTGCCACGGGTAACACGACATGCAGCGCCGGGGTAACGGGGCGATAGGTATCTACCGGCAGGTTGGCGGTGGGCAGGCGGCGCTCGTATTCATGGGTATCGAGAAAAGCCGGCAACGGCTCGGCAAGGGCCAGGCTGGCCCAGGTCAGCAGTAACAGGGGCACGACCGCAAGACGCATAGGACGCTCCACAATCCCTTGGGCGCCGGGGCGTCGGCCGGCCACACCCATCACCAGCAAGCGTAGGTGCTGCCCCGGCAAACGTCGAACGGCTACTCGCTGACCTGGAAGGCCACCCGCGCGGTTTCACCGCTCTCATCCAGTGCGCTGAGCTCGATCTGCCCGGCCTGCTCAAAGCGCACCCGCATGCTGCCCTGGCCCTCAGTCTGGCCAAGGGGCTGGCCGTTGAGGAACCACCAGCGCCGCCCACCCCCACCCAGAGCCGAAACCTGCAGTTGCAACGGCTCGCTGCTGGTGGCCGGGCGGCGCAGGTTGTCGCCTGGGCGTACACCGACGATGGACAGGGGCGGTGCCGTGGCAGGTACCTGCGGCGGGCAGCTTGGGTCCACCGCCGGCAGCCGCGCCGCACGCCGCTCGACCCGCGCCAGCCAAGGCTCGAGCGGGGCCGGCCAAAGGGCGACATCACGCGCGTGGGCACCTGGGCACGAGCCATCCACCCGCAGCCCCTGCGCGTTGACCCAGACCTGCTCACGCAAACCCAGCCCAAGCGGTTGATCGGATGCCTGCAGGGTCGGCGGGGTGGTGCCGTCGAGTGTCCAGGCAAAGCGCTGGCGTCTGCAGTTGGGGTCTTGCCGGTTCATGGGCTGGCCCAGCGGCCAGCAGATCGCGGCCACGCCAATGCTGGCGGGCACCTGTTCGACCGGCACGCCAAGGCCCCGCTGGCTGTCACGGTTGGTCAGCAGGTCGTGAATCTGCAGCATCAGCGGCGCCGCCGAAGCCAGGCCGAACTGGCCGGGCACTGGGGTGCCGTCGGGCCGGCCAATCCACACGCCAATCAGATAACGCGGCCCGACGCCGATCGACCAGGCATCACGAAAGCCATAGCTGGTACCCGTTTTCCAGGCCAACTGCGGGCGTTGCACCAACTGCGCGTGCGGGTCACGGTCCGGCCGCGCCTGGCCGCTGAGAATACGCCGGATGATCCACGCCGCCCCCGGCGACAGCAGACGCCGCTCCAGCAGTGGATCCTGCGGTTGCAGACGCACCCGCGCACTGTTGCCGCCCCGGGCCAATGCCGCATAACCACCCACCAGCTCCTCCAGGCGGCTGCCTGCGCCACCGAGGATCAACGACAGATTAGGCTCGGCCAATGGCGGCAGCGCCAGCGGCATGCCGGCCATGCGCAGTTGCGCGGCAAAGCGTTTGGGCCCATACGCTTCGAGCAACTGTACCGCCGGCAGGTTCAGCGACAAGGCCAGCGCCGAACTGGCCGAGACCGGGCCGCTGAAACCCATCGAGAAGTTGCCAGGCCGGTAATCGCCATAGCGGCGCGGTACATCCTGCAGCAGCGATTCGGAATGGATCAGGCCGTCGTCCAGGGCCATGCCATAAAGGAACGGCTTGAGGGTCGAGCCTGGTGAACGCAGCGAGCGGACCATGTCGACGTGGCCGAAACGGCGCTCATCGGCAAGGTCGATCGAACCCAGGTAGGCACGTACGGCCATGCTCTGCGCATCCACCACCAGCACGGCCGCGGAGGTACGTTCCGGCAAGCGGGCACGCCAGCCCAGCAGCAGGTCCTCCAGGCGCCGCTGCAACGAGGCATCGAGCGTGGTGCGGATCAACGGCGGGCTGCCGGGAGTGTTCAGGCGGCGTGCCAGCAGCGGTGCCAAGGCTGGCTCCTGACGCGGGGCCAGCAGTAACGGTTCTTCAGCAGCTTCCTTGATCTGCCAGGCAGGCCACACCTGATACTCGTCCAGGCGCTGCAGGACCTTATCCCGCGCACGCTGGGCGCGTGCGGGATGACGGTCCGGGCGCAACCGGCTGGGTGCCTGGGGCAGCACCGCCAGCAGCGCCGCTTCGGCAGGCGTGAGGTGCATCGGCGATTTGCCGAGGTAAGCCCAACTGGCCGCCGCCACGCCCTGCAAGGTGCCACCGAAGGGTGCGCGATTGAGGTAGATCTGCAGAATCTCGTGCTTGGACAGGTGCCATTCCAACTGCGCCGTACGCCACAGTTGCCGCAGCTTGCCTGCCAGCGTGCGGTCGTGCGGGTCGAGTAAACGCGCCACCTGCATCGACAGCGTGCTGCCACCTGAAACAACCCGCCCGCCGCGCACGTTCAGCCATGCCGCGCGCACCAGCGCCAGCGGGTTGACCCCCGGGTGGTGGTAGAACCAGCGGTCCTCATAGGTCAGCAGCGCCTGCAGGTACAAAGGCGAAACCTCTTTGGGGCTGACCGGGTAGCGCCACACGCCCTCGGCATCGGCGAAGCGCCACAAGGGCGTGCCGTCTTCGGCCAGCACGACCCGCGCCAGATCATCTGCCGGCATGGGCAATGGCCAGATGCGGTCAGCCAGCCACAATAGGCCGGCGATGCCCACCAGCGCCATCACACAGGCGCGCAGGATCCTTGCCGCTCGGGTGCGCGGTCGCGCTAAGCTAGGCATCGGGAACCGACCGGGCCAGGTGATGGCCAAAGGCTTGGGGACGGCAACCTCGCCGATTCGTACATCAGGAAGCAACTATGCATGTAGAAGGTTTTTTCGAGTGGCTTGGCCAGGCACTGGGTTCGTTGATCCGCTTCATCGTCGACGCCTTGAGCGGCCTGTTCAACCTGCTGGCCAACGCCGGGGGCAACTTCATTGATGGCCTTGCGCGCACATTGGGCATGGACACCTCACTGGTCAGCATCCTTGCCCTGATCGTCGGCCTGCTGCTGCTGTACTCGGCAATCCGCGCCTTCATGCGCGCGTCCATCATCCTCGGGATCATCTGGCTGGTGCTGGGGTTGTGGGTGATGAGTTGGGTGATTCATTGAGCGTGCACCGTCAATTGTAGGAGCGGCCTTGCGTCGCGAGCGGGCGCGCAGCGGCTGCAAAAACGGCACACACGATACTTCTTGTTCACCACAGTTGCTGGTCTGGGGCCTCTATGAGGCCCTTTCGCGACGCAAGGCCGCTCCTACAAAAGAGCAACGTGCCCTACCTTGATTTGACCGTCATCTCACCCTGCCCATCGCCCACCGCCTGCAGATTCGGCCGGTACATCGACTCCACTTGCGGCGGCGGTATACGGTAGGTGCCAGGGGTCACCGCTCGCGCCAGATACAACAGGTGAGTGGTGCCATAGCCGTCGAGCTTGAGCGCCGCCACATACCGGTCATCACGGTATTCCTGATGCACCACGCTGGCGTTTTGCATCGACTCACGCCACTGCTTCACTGCGCTGCTGGCATTGTTCAGGCTGGCAGCGCTCTGCGCCAGGTTCTGGTTCTCCAGCTCCAGGCCCGCCGGCAACAGGTCGACCACCAGCGCATCCGGAACCCGGTCCGTGGCCTTGAGCGCCAGATGCACCAGCACCAGGTCGCCGCTGCGCACGTTGTGCAGGTCCAGTACCTGGCCGTTCATGCCCAGGTATTCGCGGCGGATCTCCATACCGTTGCCGCCCGCGGCAGGCGCCTGACGTGGATAGCCCGAGAGGGTCAGTTGCTGGTAGACAGTTTCACTACCTTCGTTCTGCACACTCAGCGGCGAGGCCAACAGTGGGCCTTCGAGCTTCATGCCAGCGTCGCCATTGCTGAACTCCCGCACCTCACCGGCACTGTCCAGGCGCGCCTTCCACGGGCTCTCAGGCTTATCGAGCAAGCCACGCCCGGCCAAGTACAGCGCATTGCGCTCCTGCGTCGACAGCCAACGGTTGGCTGCCAGCTCATCAGACAGCGCGAACAACCGCTGATCGACCTGATTACTGGCCAGATCACTCTCCTGCAGCAACGCCAGGATCAGTGCCTGGTCACGCAGGCTGCTGCCGTAATCGGCCATCCAGCCTTTGCTGCGGCTGATACCCAGGCCTGCTTGCAATGCCTCTTGCGAACGCGGCTTGTCGCCCATCTTGTCCAGCGCCACCGCCAGTTGCACCAGCGGCAGGCCGGAGCGCGCATCGGCGCGCCGTTCGAACAGGCTGCGCAAGGCACCCAGCGGAGCCTGCTGGCTGCGCGAAAGCACCAGCGCGGCATAGGCCTGCACGGCTAAGCGGGTGTGTTCGGCGTTCTCGCTGTAGTCGACCTCAATCAGGTTACGCTCCTGCAAGTAGCGCAACAGGCGTTCATTGGCTTTCTTCAGCGCGTCGGCCGGCACACCGTAGCCTTGGTCACGGGCCCTGAGCAGGAAGTCGGTGACATAGGCGGTCAGCCAGTACTCCTCCTCGCTGTCCGAACTCCACAGGCCGAAACTGCCGTTGTAGCGCTGCATCCCCAGCAAGTGTTCGATGCCCATTTCGATCTTGCGCTTGCGCACCTCGGCCGGCTCTCCCTTGATCCCCAGGCGCTTGAGGCTCTGCGCATCGGCGTACAGCGAAGGGTACAGGCCGCTGGTGGTCTGCTCCAGGCAACCGTAGGGGTAGGCTTCGAGGGCACGGATCTGCTCGGCCAGGTTCAGTGGCGGGCGGCTCGACAACGCCAGGCTGGCTTCCAGCCCGGCAGGTTCGAATGCTGCCAGGTCGGCTTCAGGCAGCGTCCAGGGCTGGTCCTTGAGGGCCACGCGGTAATGCTTGAGCACGGCCGGGTACGCCGGGCGTACGCCCAGCGTCCATTCACGTTCAAAGATGTTTTGCGGCTCGCCTGGCAACTGCAGGCCATTGACCCGCACATGCACCTTGCCCTGGCCCAAGCCACCCTGCGCCTGCACCGGGATCATCAGAGTGGTGCGCTGGCCCTCGGCCAGGGCAATACGTTGTTGAGTGCTCGTTGCCAGGCTCACCTGCCCTTCGGTGCTGATATCGACAGTCAGCTGCTGGGCCAGGCCGGAAAGGTTGGCCAGGTCCAGCGCCAGGCTGGTACGGTCGCCACCGGCGAGGAAGCGTGGCGCTGAGAGTTCGGCAATCAGCGGGGCCGCCACCACGGTCTTGCCCTCGGCCATGCCGAAGTGGTCCTCGGTCCAGGCCTGGGCCATCAGCCGCAGTTCGCCATTGAAGTCGGGAATATCGACGCTCGCCTCGCCTTCGCCCTGCTCGTTCAGGGTCACCGGCACACTCTGCCGGGCAACGATGGTGACCGTGGTGTTGGGGCGTTTGCCCCCCTTGGCCATGGCTGCGTCACCGCCGAAGGCCAGGCTGGCCAGGCGCCCCTGACCGGCTTCGATCAGTTGGCCATAGATGTCCAGCTGATCAACGCCATAGGCCTTGCGGCCGAACAGGCTGGCGTATGGGTCAGGGGTCTTGAAGTCGGTGATGTTGAGGATGCCCACATCCACAGCAGACAACAGCACATGGGCCTGTTTGGGAATACTGCCATCGGCATTGGTGGCCTTGATTCTGACCGTCAGGGGTTGCTTGGGGCGCATTTTTTCCGGTGCCTGCAGGCTGACCGCCAGTTTGCGCTCGGCGCGGCCGAGCGGCAGGTGTAGCACACCGACGGCACGCTTGGGCGTGGCATTGGCCTTGCGCTCACCCGGGCGGATCACCAAGGCACTGATGTACAGGTCGTGGCGAGCCCACTGCTTGTCCAGTTGCACATCGAAGGTCTTGCCTTCGGCGGGGACGTCGATTTCCTGCCACCACAGCGGGCCATCGCTGGATTCGATCATCAGGTAGCCATTGCCGGCAGCTGGCGGGGTTACCGTGACCTTGGCAGTAGCGCCATCAGCGTAAGCCGGCTGGTCCAGCGCCAGCTTGACCTGGTCGGGGCGCACTGCGCCGCCTTCGGCATTGTCCTGGGCGCGATACCCCGCCCAGAAGCGTTCGCTGGACACCAGGCCAGTCTGTGGGTCTTCCACCTCGACGCGGTAAGGGCCCCACTCGACCTGGAAGGTCAGCTTGGCAGTAGAGCCCGCTTTTACATTGACGCTTTCCTCGTTCTGAGTGAGGAATTTTTCGTTGTAGTTGTAGCTCCAGCCGTCGCTTTGCGAGTAGTTCCAGTAGTAATCGCGGCGTTCTCGGATCAGCCGTACCTTGAGGTCGCTGGCAGCGAGCTTATTGCCGTCACGGTCGGCCACCAGGAACTCGAATTCCACCGGGCCGTCGCTGTCGGTTTCTTCGCCCTCGAACATGCCACGCAGGCCAGGCAGGCGCTCAGCGGGCCAGATCGGTTGTTCGAGACGACGGGTGATCGGTCGACCACCGGACTCCTGCAAGCTGGCCTGCACGGTCAACTGCAGCGGCGAGCGCGCTTCGGCCCAGCGGCTTTCGATATCGACCACTGCCTTGCCCGCCTGATCGAGGGTCACTTCATCCAGCTCCAGGTCTTGGTTCAGCTCGGTCTCGGTGACCGAACCGAACTGGTAACCCGGTAAAGCTGGCACCGCTTCGCGCAGGGGGCGCACGTACGCCTGGCCGCTCAGGCGATTGCCCGCCGCCGGCGCGCCGTAGAGGTAACGGCCATTGACCTGGACCTGCGCCGTTTCTTCGGGCGAGAGCGGTGTGCTGCTGCCCTTGAGTTCCAGCGCCAGGCGCTCAGGAAGAAAGTCTTCAACGAGGAATTCATAGACCTGCTTGCGCCCCCCTCCAAGGTCGAGCAGCAGTTGCCAACGACCGGTCGGCGCTTCTGTAGCCAGTTGCAGCTGGTATTGATAAAGGCCGCTGCCATCGGCTTCCCAGACAAACTTGCGGCTGACCTGCTCATCCGGGCGACGCACCTCCACAGTGACCGGCTGGGCCTTTACCGGCTTGCCATCCTGGTCGCGCAACAGGCCGTTGAGCAGCACCGTCTCACCCGGGCGATACAGGTCGCGCGGGCCAAAGATGAAGAGCTGCAGCGGATTTGCCTGCGGGCCGGTGATATCGAATTCTGCCAGGTCCAGCGCTGCAGTGTTCAGGCGTAGCAGTGTGGTATGCACACCCTGGGTTGCGATCAGGGTATCGGCCTTGGCCGTGAGCGGCAGCTGAGCATGGCCTTGGCCATCGGTCTTGGCCTGGGCCAGCAGCTTGCCCTTGTCGTCATGCAGTTCGAGGTTTACCTCCTTGAGCGCCTTGCCACCCTCCAGGGCTTGGGAGAACACGTCAAGGCGGTCGCGATAGCGGTGGGCCGATACACCGATATCGCTGAGTGTGAACAGCGTCGCCGGCTGCGAATAATCGTAGGTCCCTGAAGCGCGCATCACTGCCAGGTATACGCCCGGCTCCTGCAGCGGCTTGATCCCGGCGATCGGCAGCAACACGGTCTCACGGGTATTGCGCGCCGGGTTGAGGTCGAAACGGCCGCTGTAGACCAGGTCGGCCAGGGC from Pseudomonas putida includes the following:
- the pbpC gene encoding peptidoglycan glycosyltransferase PbpC (penicillin-binding protein 1C); protein product: MPSLARPRTRAARILRACVMALVGIAGLLWLADRIWPLPMPADDLARVVLAEDGTPLWRFADAEGVWRYPVSPKEVSPLYLQALLTYEDRWFYHHPGVNPLALVRAAWLNVRGGRVVSGGSTLSMQVARLLDPHDRTLAGKLRQLWRTAQLEWHLSKHEILQIYLNRAPFGGTLQGVAAASWAYLGKSPMHLTPAEAALLAVLPQAPSRLRPDRHPARAQRARDKVLQRLDEYQVWPAWQIKEAAEEPLLLAPRQEPALAPLLARRLNTPGSPPLIRTTLDASLQRRLEDLLLGWRARLPERTSAAVLVVDAQSMAVRAYLGSIDLADERRFGHVDMVRSLRSPGSTLKPFLYGMALDDGLIHSESLLQDVPRRYGDYRPGNFSMGFSGPVSASSALALSLNLPAVQLLEAYGPKRFAAQLRMAGMPLALPPLAEPNLSLILGGAGSRLEELVGGYAALARGGNSARVRLQPQDPLLERRLLSPGAAWIIRRILSGQARPDRDPHAQLVQRPQLAWKTGTSYGFRDAWSIGVGPRYLIGVWIGRPDGTPVPGQFGLASAAPLMLQIHDLLTNRDSQRGLGVPVEQVPASIGVAAICWPLGQPMNRQDPNCRRQRFAWTLDGTTPPTLQASDQPLGLGLREQVWVNAQGLRVDGSCPGAHARDVALWPAPLEPWLARVERRAARLPAVDPSCPPQVPATAPPLSIVGVRPGDNLRRPATSSEPLQLQVSALGGGGRRWWFLNGQPLGQTEGQGSMRVRFEQAGQIELSALDESGETARVAFQVSE
- a CDS encoding alpha-2-macroglobulin family protein: MFNKGLLLACALALLSACDSSTPDTPAATEKTAASTPAESAAPKREDSAELAKRYEGRELSVLDVSEVQLDGASALSVSFSAPLDAKQDFAAKLHLVDTVKGKVDGAWELADNQMELRLRHLEPQRKLVLTVDKGLLAVNGKQLESESVTRLETRDMQPTIGFASRGSLLPTRLAEGLPVIALNVDKVDVEFFRVKPDMLSTFLVNWGRNSSLYYYQSKETLALADLVYSGRFDLNPARNTRETVLLPIAGIKPLQEPGVYLAVMRASGTYDYSQPATLFTLSDIGVSAHRYRDRLDVFSQALEGGKALKEVNLELHDDKGKLLAQAKTDGQGHAQLPLTAKADTLIATQGVHTTLLRLNTAALDLAEFDITGPQANPLQLFIFGPRDLYRPGETVLLNGLLRDQDGKPVKAQPVTVEVRRPDEQVSRKFVWEADGSGLYQYQLQLATEAPTGRWQLLLDLGGGRKQVYEFLVEDFLPERLALELKGSSTPLSPEETAQVQVNGRYLYGAPAAGNRLSGQAYVRPLREAVPALPGYQFGSVTETELNQDLELDEVTLDQAGKAVVDIESRWAEARSPLQLTVQASLQESGGRPITRRLEQPIWPAERLPGLRGMFEGEETDSDGPVEFEFLVADRDGNKLAASDLKVRLIRERRDYYWNYSQSDGWSYNYNEKFLTQNEESVNVKAGSTAKLTFQVEWGPYRVEVEDPQTGLVSSERFWAGYRAQDNAEGGAVRPDQVKLALDQPAYADGATAKVTVTPPAAGNGYLMIESSDGPLWWQEIDVPAEGKTFDVQLDKQWARHDLYISALVIRPGERKANATPKRAVGVLHLPLGRAERKLAVSLQAPEKMRPKQPLTVRIKATNADGSIPKQAHVLLSAVDVGILNITDFKTPDPYASLFGRKAYGVDQLDIYGQLIEAGQGRLASLAFGGDAAMAKGGKRPNTTVTIVARQSVPVTLNEQGEGEASVDIPDFNGELRLMAQAWTEDHFGMAEGKTVVAAPLIAELSAPRFLAGGDRTSLALDLANLSGLAQQLTVDISTEGQVSLATSTQQRIALAEGQRTTLMIPVQAQGGLGQGKVHVRVNGLQLPGEPQNIFEREWTLGVRPAYPAVLKHYRVALKDQPWTLPEADLAAFEPAGLEASLALSSRPPLNLAEQIRALEAYPYGCLEQTTSGLYPSLYADAQSLKRLGIKGEPAEVRKRKIEMGIEHLLGMQRYNGSFGLWSSDSEEEYWLTAYVTDFLLRARDQGYGVPADALKKANERLLRYLQERNLIEVDYSENAEHTRLAVQAYAALVLSRSQQAPLGALRSLFERRADARSGLPLVQLAVALDKMGDKPRSQEALQAGLGISRSKGWMADYGSSLRDQALILALLQESDLASNQVDQRLFALSDELAANRWLSTQERNALYLAGRGLLDKPESPWKARLDSAGEVREFSNGDAGMKLEGPLLASPLSVQNEGSETVYQQLTLSGYPRQAPAAGGNGMEIRREYLGMNGQVLDLHNVRSGDLVLVHLALKATDRVPDALVVDLLPAGLELENQNLAQSAASLNNASSAVKQWRESMQNASVVHQEYRDDRYVAALKLDGYGTTHLLYLARAVTPGTYRIPPPQVESMYRPNLQAVGDGQGEMTVKSR